The segment GTTGCCCAGCCGGCCTTGTCGGCGGCGTCCTTGGCCTTCCACGCGGCGATGCGAGCGCTTTCCAGCCGGTTCATCTGGCCGGCGCCGACGCCCGCGGTGCTGCCGTCCTTGGCATAGACGATCGCGTTCGACTTGACGTGCTTGGCCACCGTCCAGGCGAACAGGCAGTCGGCCAGTTCCTGCTCGGTCGGCTGGCGCTTGGTGACGACCTTGAGCTGGTCGCGGGTGACGATGCCGTTGTCGCGGCCCTGGACCAGCCAGCCGCCGGCGATCGACTTGGCGAACAGGCCCGCGCGGGCCGGATCGGGCAGTTCGCCGGTGAGCAGAAGGCGGAGATTCTTCTTCGCCGCGAACAGTGCCAGCGCTTCCTCATCGGCGTCGGGTGCTACCACCACTTCGGTGAAGATGCCGGTGATCTGCTCGGCAGTGGCCCGATCGAGCGGGCGGTTCACCGCGATGATGCCGCCGAATGCCGAAACGGTGTCGCAGGCGAACGCCGCCGCATAGGCTTCGGCCAGCGTCGCGCCGCTTGCCACGCCGCACGGGTTGGCGTGCTTGACGATCACCGCGGTCGGCGGGCCGTCGCGGAATTCGCTGACCAGCTCGAGCGCCGCATCGGCATCGTTATAGTTGTTGTAGCTCAGCTCCTTGCCCTGCAGCTGGCGGGCCTGGCCGATGCCGCGTGCCGCAGCGCCGGTCGCAGCATAGAAGGCCGCCTGCTGGTGCGGGTTCTCGCCATAGCGCAGCGCCTGGCCGCGGCTGAGCGAGATGTTGAGCGTCTCGGGGAAGGCCTCGCCCTGGTCGGCGAAGGCGAACCAGCTGGAGATCATTGCGTCGTACGCCGCGGTGGCGGCATAGGCCTTGGCGGCGAACTTGCGGCGCTGTTCGAGCGTGGTCGTGCCGCCCATCACCAAGGCGTAATCGGCCGGATCGGTGACGATCGCCACCGACTCATGGTTCTTCGCGGCCGAGCGCACCATCGACGGGCCGCCAATGTCGATATTCTCGATGATCTCGTCGCGGTCGGCGCCCTTGGCGACGGTCTGGGCGAAGGGATAGAGGTTGACCACGACGAGGTCGATCGGGACGATTTCATGCTCGGCCATCGACGCCTGGTGCTCGGGATTGTCGCGCACCGAGAGCAGGCCGCCATGCACCTTGGGGTGCAGGGTCTTCACCCGGCCGTCCATCATCTCCGGGAAACCGGTGAGGTCCGAGATATCGCGGACCTCCAGGCCTGCATTGCGCAGGGCGGTGGCGGTGCCGCCGGTCGAGACGAGCTCGACGCCCTGGGCAGCCAGAGCCTGGCCGAGTTCGACGATCCCGGTCTTGTCGGAGACCGAGAGGAGCGCGCGGGTGATCTTGATGTCCATGGCCCGCCCCTCTCCTCAATCGGGCGCGCCGGGGCAAGCCCTATTTGGACCGGTGGAACACCCAGTTCAGGCTGGCGCCGCCGGCGGGCGTCTCGCCATGGATCACCAGCTGCTGGGTAGCGTGCGGCCGGCCGCGCGCGTCGATCCACAGGCTCTCCTCGATCGCCAGCGTGCCGCCCTTGGCGCGGAACTGCCACAGCATGCCCGAGGCGGTGCGCAGGATCGCGCCATGCCCGTCGGCCGTGGGGGACGCCTCCACCTGCGGGGCGAGGTGAAAGCGCACCGCGAAGGGCTTGGAGTCGATTCGCCGCTTGCCGGCAGGCAGCAGCAGATCCTCGCCGCGCAGGTCGCGCCCGTCATGCGACAGCGTGAGTTCGCGGCGGTGAAGCAGCCCGAAGCGGCGGACATAGCCGTCCTGCGCCGCCTCGATCCGGCTGGCATGCTCGGTTTCCTGCCGAACCAGTTCGACTTCGCTCACCCCACGGCCGAGCGTGCCGTCGGCATGGATCGCGGTGGAGTTGCTGTCGCCCAGCGTCAGCGTCGAGTGCGCGGCGGTGGTGCGCAGGCCCTGGACCAGCTCGGCGGGCAGGCGGGCATCGGCGGCGCTGCTGCCGCCGCAATTGACGACGATCCGGTCCGCGCCGTCCGAAAGCTCGAAGGCGAGGGTGGAGGCGCAGCCGGTCTGCGCGACTCGGGCGTCGGGCGGCGGCGCGGCGTCGAGGATCAGCACGGTGCCGGCGCAGGAGAGGCGCTGATAGCCCCAGTCGCGTGCCTGCTTGAGCGGGCGGGTGCGGACGCCGGTCGCCTCGATCGCCTGCTCGATCCACTCCCCGCTGATCGGCGCGCAGCCCTGCCAGCTGGAGAGCCCGCCATCGCCGTGGCAGACGCCGAGCAGCGCCGCGACCATCCGGTTGAGCGCGCCGAGCACGAAGGCGGGCGGCTCGATCCGGCGCGCGGCATAGGTTTCGCAGAGCAGCGTGATCAGCTGGATCGCATCGAGCTGGCCGTCCGGCGCGCGGCCGACGGTGCCGCCATCCTCATAGACCGAGGCGGTGATCGCGCGGTTGAGCCCCGCCTCGGCAAAGGCACGGCGCGGGTCGCCGCCCGGCAGGACCAGCCCGGCGACGGTCAGGCCCGCCCATGCCGCCAAGCGCGGCACGCCGGCGGGCACCTTGTCGGCGCTGCGATCGAGGTGACGGGCACCGCGTGCC is part of the Sphingomonas sp. genome and harbors:
- the purH gene encoding bifunctional phosphoribosylaminoimidazolecarboxamide formyltransferase/IMP cyclohydrolase; this translates as MDIKITRALLSVSDKTGIVELGQALAAQGVELVSTGGTATALRNAGLEVRDISDLTGFPEMMDGRVKTLHPKVHGGLLSVRDNPEHQASMAEHEIVPIDLVVVNLYPFAQTVAKGADRDEIIENIDIGGPSMVRSAAKNHESVAIVTDPADYALVMGGTTTLEQRRKFAAKAYAATAAYDAMISSWFAFADQGEAFPETLNISLSRGQALRYGENPHQQAAFYAATGAAARGIGQARQLQGKELSYNNYNDADAALELVSEFRDGPPTAVIVKHANPCGVASGATLAEAYAAAFACDTVSAFGGIIAVNRPLDRATAEQITGIFTEVVVAPDADEEALALFAAKKNLRLLLTGELPDPARAGLFAKSIAGGWLVQGRDNGIVTRDQLKVVTKRQPTEQELADCLFAWTVAKHVKSNAIVYAKDGSTAGVGAGQMNRLESARIAAWKAKDAADKAGWATPRTIGSAVASDAFFPFADGLLAAVEAGATVVIQPGGSIRDDEVIAAADEAGLAMVFTGMRHFRH
- a CDS encoding heparinase II/III family protein — encoded protein: MTDPTPDSAADGVEEGKRLIRVGGDRGLSLADRLADRLQRLAWRSPFYAMRLKGRHPLKLLTAADDPFFGDPQRGNALLDGEVRLCGEVRAIESLDFAKPDWSAAFTQHLQGFAWLRDLSSVATRQQGAPIAEALMRRWLKVHGEQVADPAWRPDLVGRRILAWVAHAPLILSSTDQVYRSGVMHALARGARHLDRSADKVPAGVPRLAAWAGLTVAGLVLPGGDPRRAFAEAGLNRAITASVYEDGGTVGRAPDGQLDAIQLITLLCETYAARRIEPPAFVLGALNRMVAALLGVCHGDGGLSSWQGCAPISGEWIEQAIEATGVRTRPLKQARDWGYQRLSCAGTVLILDAAPPPDARVAQTGCASTLAFELSDGADRIVVNCGGSSAADARLPAELVQGLRTTAAHSTLTLGDSNSTAIHADGTLGRGVSEVELVRQETEHASRIEAAQDGYVRRFGLLHRRELTLSHDGRDLRGEDLLLPAGKRRIDSKPFAVRFHLAPQVEASPTADGHGAILRTASGMLWQFRAKGGTLAIEESLWIDARGRPHATQQLVIHGETPAGGASLNWVFHRSK